The following are encoded together in the Kwoniella europaea PYCC6329 chromosome 1, complete sequence genome:
- a CDS encoding mitochondrial distribution and morphology protein 34 produces the protein MSFVFPSWSTAFSPAFHEDAKAMLEGALNKGNKPPVIQGRIEVVELSMGKEPPTLTLLEIGDLSLDRFRGILRLGYSGDAWLEVRCRVQANPLSHNPNLSSSSTLPLSTPLLASQPLLVPMTLRLSKLHLRAILILVVSASKGITLVFKNDPLQNVDVSSTFDSVEVIRGYLQQEIEGQLREMFREDLPGIIHRLSQRWFHGTGVGGKVETPYKDLPNDVIQEEEREGSDDGIDNSNPYGESSQIFPPHNIPASTSNQEKFSTPRRQSLQNQRSSLRHRRSSTSNSISESPTSYTVFPDIEDYDPTYGLRPEGVPTHSGYEAFGRLWEKSREGGNRGLGSLMSMPIQNQEHDGPLPDYLSDTFDEEDEDEEDEIRSFDMVEMDDVLRSIPHSTRKSRRQSSLVSAMGSRYGGGGDENNQIEWETFPAVGGGVITRPRVYHSQSQIRAPSEAGGNGGAMPSPAGTATGGSVTARASSAGGASSTVGSLRMRPFTPSTPGIGIRSPTFTQSQAGPSSLRRMVTSYSDVFLSSAAQGIHSTIPRSETFSASAIPRTSISSSRRPSRTGTGGSSSATRTGTGTGSSWDTIGHSTNPTSTLPSSKPLSITSKHPTTRQRGPSVSLSGTSPGNGSFPPRNIGPGGITLPLNNSVSQLATLSHSAHTLSPYARGHEHIAVRSFPHLGRSNTGLGMGMGMVSSMNFSGLSINDGGGGITPRALIGGGGGLGGDLTNDTSGQGMGVMKARRKRIHRLNTNTTKKDVHHHLSPSQEVRKSSLNSNSNHSGDIDEIDNYIDQNRNLSKSMNMPKTGRGISNVNLTMEKRPNMRRNPDSRTSYGFPQS, from the exons ATGTCGTTCGTCTTCCCATCTTGGTCCACGGCGTTCTCGCCTGCGTTTCATGAGGATGCGAAGGCCATGCTGGAAGGCGCTCTGAACAAG GGTAACAAACCGCCCGTAATTCAAGGCAGAATCGAAGTGGTAGAGCTGAGCATGGGCAAAGAG CCTCCGACCCTCACGTTACTGGAGATAGGTGATTTATCCCTCGATCGTTTTCGAGGTATACTGAGATTAGGCTATTCCGGAGATGCATGGTTAGAAGTACGCTGTCGAGTCCAGGCGAACCCGCTCTCACACAATCCCaacttatcttcttcatcgactcTACCACTTTCAACACCATTACTGGCCTCTCAGCCGTTATTGGTACCTATGACACTGCGTCTATCCAAACTACACCTAAGGgcaatcttgatcttggtcgtATCGGCTTCCAAAGGGATAACATTGGTATTTAAAAATGATCCGTTACAAAATGTAGATGTTTCGTCTACGTTCGATTCGGTAGAAGTGATTAGAGGGTATTTACAACAGGAGATTGAAGGGCAGCTGAGAGAGATGTTCAGGGAAGATTTACCTGGTATTATACATAGATTGAGTCAGAGATGGTTTCATGGTACAGGTGTAGGAGGTAAAGTGGAAACTCCCTACAAAGATCTACCCAACGATGTCatacaggaagaagaacgagaagGGAGTGATGATGGAATAGACAACAGCAATCCATATGGTGAATCATCTCAGATATTCCCGCCTCACAATATACCCGCGTCCACATCGAACCAAGAGAAATTTTCAACACCCCGTCGACAATCCCTACAGAACCAACGATCATCACTTAGACATAGAAGATCAAGTACGAGTAATTCCATATCGGAATCACCAACGAGTTATACGGTCTTTCCCGATATTGAAGATTACGATCCAACATATGGCCTAAGACCTGAAGGTGTACCCACCCACAGCGGTTATGAGGCTTTCGGAAGATTATGGGAGAAATCTAGAGAAGGTGGAAATAGAGGATTGGGATCTTTAATGTCGATGCCAATACAAAACCAAGAGCACGATGGTCCCTTACCAGATTATCTGAGTGATACgttcgatgaggaagatgaagatgaagaagatgaaataaGGTCATTTGACATGgtcgagatggatgatgtgcTTCGTTCGATCCCTCATTCAACCAGGAAATCAAGAAGACAATCCTCCCTTGTTTCAGCGATGGGATCGAGATATGGAGGGGGAGGTGATGAGAATAACCAAATTGAATGGGAGACTTTCCCGGCGGTTGGAGGAGGAGTGATCACAAGACCGAGAGtttaccattctcaatctcagaTTAGGGCTCCATCAGAAGCTGGTGGTAATGGAGGAGCGATGCCAAGTCCCGCGGGTACAGCTACAGGAGGAAGTGTGACTGCAAGAGCGAGCTCCGCAGGTGGTGCATCCTCAACTGTAGGA AGTCTTCGGATGCGTCCTTTCACTCCTTCCACACCAGGTATCGGTATCCGCTCTCCTACATTTACCCAATCTCAAGCCGGTCCATCAAGTCTTCGTCGAATGGTCACTTCCTATTCGGACGTATTTCTCTCATCTGCCGCACAAGGTATACACAGCACCATTCCCCGTTCCGAGACGTTCAGCGCTAGCGCTATACCTCGTACATCCATTTCCTCGAGTCGCAGACCATCTAGAACCGGTACGGGCGGTTCATCCTCCGCAACAAGAACAGGAACAGGAACAGGATCGTCATGGGATACGATCGGACATTCGACGAATCCTACATCAACTCTGCCATCTAGTAAACCTCTATCTATCACTTCGAAACATCCTACTACAAGACAGAGAGGACCAAGTGTATCTCTATCGGGAACTTCACCTGGTAATGGCTCGTTCCCACCTAGAAACATTGGACCTGGAGGTATAACCTTACCGTTGAATAATTCAGTTAGCCAATTGGCTACTTTATCACATTCTGCACATACCCTCTCACCGTACGCGAGAGGACACGAACATATTGCTGTAAGGTCTTTCCCGCATTTGGGTAGGTCTAATACCGGTTtaggtatgggtatgggtatggtcTCGTCGATGAATTTCAGTGGGTTAAGCATTAacgatggaggaggagggataaCACCTAGAGCATTAATCGGTGGTGGGGGTGGGCTTGGTGGTGATTTGACGAATGATACGAGCGGACAAGGAATGGGGGTGATGAAAGCTAGAAGAAAAAGAATACATCGTTTGAACACTAATACTACCAAAAAAGATGTTCATCACCATTTGTCGCCGTCACAGGAAGTCAGAAAATCAAGTTtgaattcgaattcgaatcATTCAGGTGATATAGATGAGATCGATAACTATATCGACCAAAATCGAAATTTATCAAAATCAATGAACATGCCAAAGACTGGTAGAGGTATATCGAATGTAAACTTGACTATGGAGAAAAGACCAAATATGAGGAGAAATCCAGATTCAAGGACTTCTTATGGATTCCCACAGTCCTGA